One window of Punica granatum isolate Tunisia-2019 unplaced genomic scaffold, ASM765513v2 Contig00415, whole genome shotgun sequence genomic DNA carries:
- the LOC116190290 gene encoding heavy metal-associated isoprenylated plant protein 19-like, translating into MANDEDKDDHPNVVVEEFKVSMHCNACERSVAKIIAKIEGVETFKTDMNRHIVEVTGTMDPQKVLKKLKKRTGKRVEMLGKKDDSDTSKDEHDKSGGNLEQIFMIAHQEDANSKSKFDYCCVENETLMMFSDENPNACCLT; encoded by the exons ATGGCCAACGACGAAGACAAAGACGACCATCCCAAC GTAGTGGTCGAGGAATTCAAAGTCTCCATGCATTGCAATGCATGCGAGAGATCCGTCGCAAAGATCATTGCTAAAATCGAAG GGGTGGAAACATTCAAGACAGACATGAACAGACACATCGTAGAAGTCACCGGGACGATGGACCCTCAAAAGGTGTTGAAGAAACTGAAGAAGAGGACGGGGAAGAGGGTGGAGATGCTCGGAAAGAAGGACGACAGTGATACCTCGAAGGATGAGCACGATAAGAGCGGTGGGAATTTAGAACAAATTTTCATGATCGCCCATCAAGAGGATGCCAATTCGAAGTCGAAGTTCGACTATTGTTGCGTCGAGAATGAGACACTGATGATGTTCAGTGATGAGAACCCTAATGCCTGTTGTCTGACGTAA